In the Periophthalmus magnuspinnatus isolate fPerMag1 chromosome 4, fPerMag1.2.pri, whole genome shotgun sequence genome, one interval contains:
- the ctdspl3 gene encoding CTD small phosphatase-like protein 2, giving the protein MRLRSKRNVESLAETPRTNRRLRNKATPRRTRVSAAAESPTHGQVDSPADCSGDSADEVPTLRRRGLPRARQRKRLIPVEDRDRDLTFKTPIRSIIRQERVLSEIDAVTPRNTTARNIYSPIVRFLTPSKENVKCPGAAHNILMSPEQGVFGYGSMELLVGDDDDDVFSPFTFVKNIPSPSQHSQPQLRDIPPKTRSTPEATLVLDLEETLMYSSLTEIEDAEYSFTTVFQDHQYKVYMVLRPFVREFLQAVSKSYELFIYTCAKREYAENILDILDPHKKLFRHRLYQDDCSCVLGHYIKDLSILGRDLSKTVVLDNAPHTYPHHLMNTIPIKSWSGQTEDRELQRLIPYMDKLCSAEDFREVLKKRKDHFHRLLSED; this is encoded by the exons ATGAGGCTGAGGTCGAAAAGAAACGTTGAATCTTTAGCGGAGACGCCGAGGACCAACCGCCGACTGCGTAACAAAGCGACGCCGAGGCGGACCCGAGTCTCCGCCGCTGCTGAAAGCCCCACACACGGCCAG GTGGACAGTCCAGCAGACTGCTCGGGGGACTCTGCAGACGAGGTGCCCACTCTGAGGAGGAGAGGCCTCCCCCGAGCACGCCAGCGGAAGAGGCTCATCCCAGTGGAAGACCGTGACAGAG ACCTGACGTTTAAGACGCCCATCCGATCCATAATTCGTCAGGAGCGTGTGCTGTCTGAGATCGATGCTGTGACCCCCCGAAATACCACGGCCCGCAATATCTATTCCCCCATCGTACGTTTCCTCACCCCCAGCAAAGAAA ATGTGAAATGTCCCGGGGCAGCCCATAACATCCTGATGAGCCCAGAGCAGGGCGTGTTCGGCTACGGCTCTATGGAGCTGCTGGTTGgagacgacgacgacgacgtcTTCAGCCC CTTCACTTTCGTCAAAAACATCCCGTCTCCATCACAACACTCCCAGCCTCAGCTCCGGGACATTCCCCCCAAAACCAGGAGCACCCCAGAAGCTACGCTGGTGCTCGATCTG GAGGAGACACTGATGTACAGCTCTCTGACAGAGATTGAGGACGCAGAGTACTCCTTCACCACTGTGTTCCAAGACCATCAGTATAAG GTGTACATGGTGCTCCGTCCATTTGTCAGAGAGTTTCTGCAAGCCGTGTCCAAAAGCTACGAG CTGTTTATTTATACGTGCGCCAAAAGAGAATATGCTGAGAATATCCTGGACATCCTTGACCCACACAAGAAGCTCTTCAG GCACCGTCTGTACCAGGACGACTGCTCCTGTGTGCTGGGACACTACATAAAGGACCTGAGCATCCTGGGACGAGATCTGTCTAAGACCGTGGTGCTAGACAATGCCCCCCACACTTACCCCCACCAC CTGATGAACACCATTCCCATTAAGAGCTGGAGCGGACAGACAGAGGATCGCGAGCTGCAGAGGCTTATCCCCTACATGGACAAACTGTGCTCTGCG gAGGACTTTCGGGAGGTgctgaagaagaggaaggaccACTTCCACAGACTGCTGTCTGAGGACTAG